A window of the Scophthalmus maximus strain ysfricsl-2021 chromosome 8, ASM2237912v1, whole genome shotgun sequence genome harbors these coding sequences:
- the fam161a gene encoding protein FAM161B translates to MLRSPGDMDESHRTNVLVTACLKTPVDPRTKAPVASYERDTRDTRDNWDNRDHTREQEFEDSGSDFCDDDCLGKGGPLVANAHAASGDRLDLSGIFFSNEEYYSKLEELKKAHLRTMAELDGMYRRKLQLKFMEPLDAATLEAGHRLPWSNTGPAAPQRLRKSHSAVELWRSSGQSDSSDEEDAASGDVEKGLLFSPKEHIKNMWRDFKLSPNTRHRTSSSLQSLPGDQRRSGKRKGQKRQGMETESWKHRVTVPRPFHMTLREAERRKRCVKTRSEVEQENAELRRQLEELTECQRKFRASPVPAHVHLPLYEELQERNDGRRRNKGEREERQPRTVQKPFSFLERERLKKEQKQLHEPRASDQVKVKPFKAKPVPKAVYAAASGELMKEEQLYRSIKIQMRAEELLHGASMPPSMLARRLGERRKTRGDGDAAGGDGDAFTHRPQINKEVPDFNASYRRFQKHLEQRKEVKPTTACEPFDLRTSQISSHRERVLADMEKEQSSPRTLRWPHISSGPTRTPNSSLCSSLSSSLELLPAKDTDATKKRHEAVRKALEQRRKAEEEEERWREKQKQREKKLQRVVLRRAQANDPHLALAQTHQTKLKEFRKQDLQRRKEYQQEIEEMRRRVKGRPLLLEQVAQTNAKQAAERRYTDALHGCDLTEEFISSHAARSGSASQSSDGKHSGRENADTGHQPVHYRKVFLDDEGEDDPDERGRGGREDHDGDRGEDSCHYSDDHEDYSDDSEHDGDAEARRQEAGE, encoded by the exons ATGCTCCGCTCACCGGGCGACATGGACGAGTCCCACCGGACCAACGTGCTCGTCACCGCCTGCTTGAAGACGCCGGTGGACCCGCGCACCAAGGCGCCGGTGGCGTCCTACGAGCGGGACACCCGGGACACCCGGGACAACTGGGACAACCGGGACCACACCCGGG AGCAGGAGTTTGAGGACTCGGGCTCCGATTTCTGTGACGACGACTGTCTGGGGAAGGGCGGCCCGCTCGTGGCCAACGCCCACGCGGCGTCCGGAGACCGCCTCGACCTGAGCGGCATCTTCTTCTCCAACGAGGAGTACTACAGcaagctggaggagctgaagaaggccCACCTCCGCACCATGGCCGAGCTGGACGGCATGTACCGGCGGAAGCTGCAGCTCAAGTTCATGGAGCCGTTGGACGCGGCGACGCTGGAGGCGGGGCACAG GCTTCCGTGGTCAAACACCGgcccagcagctccacagcGGTTGAGGAAGTCCCACTCTGCTGTTGAACTCTGGAGGAGCTCTGGACAGTCGGACTCTTCTGACGAGGAGGACGCTGCCAGCGGCGACGTGGAGAAAGGCCTGCTCTTCTCTCCCAAGGAGCACATCAAGAACATGTGGAGGGACTTCAAGCTGTCCCCAAACACTCGTCACCGGACGTCCTCCTCGCTCCAGAGTCTGCCCGGAGACCAGAGGAGATCAGGGAAGAGGAAAGGCCAGAAGAGGCAGGGGATGGAGACGGAGAGCTGGAAACACAGAGTGACCGTCCCGAGACCTTTCCACATGACCCTGCGCGAGGCCGAGAGACGAAAGCGCTGCGTAAAGACGCGCTCCGAGGTGGAGCAGGAGAACGCGGAGCTGCGGCGGCAGCTGGAAGAACTGACCGAGTGCCAGAGGAAGTTCCGCGCCAGCCCCGTACCTGCACACGTTCACCTCCCGCTCtacgaggagctgcaggagcggAATGACGGGCGGCGGCGAAACAAGGGAGAACGAGAAGAGCGGCAACCTCGAACTGTGCAGAAACCTTTCAGCTTCCTGGAGAGGGAGCGACTCAAGAAGGAGCAGAAACAGCTGCATGAACCGCGAGCATCCGACCAGGTGAAAGTTAAACCCTTCAAGGCCAAGCCTGTGCCCAAGGCGGTGTACGCTGCAGCATCGGGGGAGCTGAtgaaggaggagcagctgtATCGGTCCATCAAGATACAGATGAGAGCTGAGGAGTTGCTCCACGGCGCTTCGATGCCTCCCAGCATGCTCGCACGACGACTCGGCGAACGGAGGAAGACCAGAGGCGACGGCGACGCAGCCGGAGGGGACGGCGACGCCTTCACCCACAGACCCCAGATCAACAAAGAGGTGCCTGACTTCAACGCCAGCTACCGACGCTTCCAGAAGCACCTGGAGCAGCGAAAGGAGGTGAAGCCCACGACCGCGTGTGAACCCTTCGACCTGAGGACGTCGCAGATCTCCTCGCACCGCGAACGCGTCCTGGCCGACAtggagaaggagcagagcaGCCCGCGGACGCTGCGCTGGCCGCACATCAGCTCCGGGCCGACTCGGACGCCAAACTCCAGCCTGTGTTCGTCTCTCTCCAGcagcctggagctgctgcctgcCAAAGACACGGATGCCACCAAAAAGCGCCACGAGGCCGTGAG AAAGGCtctggagcagaggaggaaggccgaggaggaggaggagcggtggagggagaagcagaagcagagggagaagaagctgcagaggGTGGTGTTGAGGCGGGCCCAAGCCAACGACCCCCACCTGGCTCTCGCACAGACCCACCAGACCAAACTCAAAGAATTCAG GAAACAAGATCTCCAGCGCAGGAAGGAGTACCAGCAGGAGATCGAGGAGATGCGACGGCGAGTGAAGGGGAGGccactgctgctggagcaggttGCACAG ACGAACGCCAAGCAGGCGGCCGAGAGGCGCTACACCGACGCTCTGCACGGATGTGACCTGACGGAGGAGTTCATCAGCAGCCACGCCGCCCGATCAGGGTCGGCCTCCCAGTCCAGTGACGGCAAACACAG TGGCCGAGAGAACGCAGACACGGGACATCAACCCGTCCACTACAGGAAGGTCTTCCTGGATGACGAAGGCGAGGACGACCCAGACGAgagggggcgaggagggagagaggaccaCGATGGCGACCGCGGAGAAGACAGTTGCCACTACTCGGACGACCACGAGGATTATTCTGACGACAGCGAGCACGATGGTGACGCTGAGGCCAGGCGGCAGGAGGCGGGagaatga
- the cct4 gene encoding T-complex protein 1 subunit delta — protein sequence MPEMMAAQRASRGGKNKGGAYVDRDKPAQIRFSNISAAKAVADAIRTSLGPKGMDKMIQDEKGDVTITNDGATILKQMQVLHPAAKMLVELSKAQDIEAGDGTTSVVVIAGALLDACCKLLMKGIHPTTISESFQKAVEKGVEVLTGMSRPVQLSDRETLLNSATTSLCSKVVSQYSSLLAPMSVDAVMRVIDPATATSVDLQDIKIIKKLGGTIDDCEMVEGLVLNQRVANSSVTRIEKAKIGLIQFCLSPPKTDMDNQIVVSDYAQMDRVLREERAYILNLVKQVKKAGCNVLLIQKSILRDALSDLALHFLNKMKIMVVKDIEREDIEFICKTIGTKPIAHIDHFTPEMLGSAELAEEVSLDGSGKLIKITGCSSPGKTVSIVVRGSNKLVIEEAERSIHDALCVIRCLVKKRALIAGGGAPEIELAVRLAEYSRTLAGMEAYCMRAYADAMEVIPSTLAENAGLNPISTVTELRNRHAQGDKMAGINVRKGGISNILEELVVQPLLVSVSALTLATETVRSILKIDDVVNTR from the exons CTGTCGCAGACGCCATCAGAACCAGCCTGGGACCCAAAGGCATGGACAAGATG atcCAGGACGAGAAAGGCGACGTGACCATCACCAATGACGGGGCCACCATCTTGAAGCAGATGCAGGTGCTCCACCCTGCAGCCAAAATG CTGGTGGAACTGTCCAAAGCCCAGGACATCGAGGCCGGTGACGGCACCACCTCCGTGGTGGTGATTGCTGGAGCGCTGCTGGATGCCTGCTGCAAACTGCTCATGAAAG GCATCCACCCCACCACCATCTCGGAGTCCTTCCAGAAGGCGGTGGAGAAGGGCGTGGAGGTGCTGACGGGCATGAGCCGCCCGGTGCAGCTGAGCGACCGCGAGACGCTGCTCAACAGTGCCACCACGTCGCTGTGCTCCAAGGTGGTGTCGCAGTACTCCAGCCTGCTGGCGCCAATGAGCGTGGACGCCGTCATGCGCGTCATCGACCCGGCCACCGCCACCAGCGTCGACCTGCAGGACATCAAGATCATCAAGAAGCTCGG aggcACCATTGACGACTGTGAGATGGTGGAAGGCCTAGTGCTGAACCAGAGGGTTGCCAACAGCAGTGTGACCCGCATCGAGAAGGCGAAGATCGGCCTCATCCAGTTCTGCCTGTCTCCTCCCAAAACTGAC ATGGACAACCAGATCGTGGTCTCGGACTACGCCCAGATGGACCGCGTGCTGCGGGAGGAACGTGCCTACATCCTCAACCTGGTGAAGCAGGTGAAGAAGGCCGGCTGCAACGTGCTGCTCATCCAGAAGTCCATCCTCAG GGACGCTCTGAGCGACCTCGCCCTGCACTTCCTCAACAAGATGAAGATCATGGTGGTGAAGGACATCGAGAGGGAGGACATTGAGTTCATATGCAAG accATCGGCACCAAGCCCATCGCCCACATCGACCACTTCACCCCCGAGATGCTCGGCTCGGCGGAGCTGGCAGAGGAGGTCAGCCTGGACGGTTCCGGAAAACTGATCAAG atCACTGGCTGCAGCAGCCCCGGGAAGACAGTGAGCATCGTGGTGCGCGGCTCCAACAAGCTGGTGATCGAGGAGGCCGAGCGTTCGATCCACGACGCGCTGTGCGTCATCCGCTGCCTGGTCAAGAAGAG GGCTCTGATCGCCGGCGGCGGCGCTCCGGAGATCGAGCTGGCCGTGCGTCTGGCCGAGTACTCACGCACCCTGGCCGGCATGGAGGCGTACTGCATGCGGGCGTACGCCGACGCCATGGAGGTGATCCCCTCCACGCTGGCCGAGAACGCCGGCCTGAACCCCATCTCCACGGTGACAGAACTGCGCAACAGGCACGCCCAGGGCGACAAGATGGCTGGCATCAACGTGCGCAAG GGCGgcatctccaacatcctggaggagctggtggtgcAGCCTCTGCTGGTGTCCGTCAGCGCCCTGACCTTGGCCACGGAGACGGTCCGCAGCATCCTGAAGATCGACGACGTG GTGAACACCCGATAA